In one window of Brassica oleracea var. oleracea cultivar TO1000 unplaced genomic scaffold, BOL UnpScaffold04338, whole genome shotgun sequence DNA:
- the LOC106321972 gene encoding type IV inositol polyphosphate 5-phosphatase 11-like: MGNTNSLCGRKGFYNKETLLSSVGNNSSHDGIRTIEAVKSCSFSRKSDLCIRIITWNMNGKVSYEDLVQLVGKDRKFDLLVVGVQEAPKTNVAQLLQTASSPTHVLLGKAKLQSIQLLLFGPKNSQPLVKGIYSSIIIRCIYTL; this comes from the exons TTTTACAACAAGGAAACTTTGTTAAGTTCTGTTGGCAACAACTCATCCCACGATGGTATTAGAACAATTGAAGCTGTTAAGAGTTGTAGCTTTTCTAGAAAATCAGATCTTTGTATCCGTATCATCACATGGAACATGAATGGAAAG GTTTCGTATGAAGATTTGGTTCAGCTTGTTGGCAAAGACAGAAAATTTGATTTGCTTGTGGTTGGAGTGCAAGAGGCTCCCAAAACCAATGTAGCTCAACTTTTGCAGACAGCTTCATCTCCAACTCATGT GCTTCTTGGGAAGGCGAAACTGCAATCGATCCAGCTATTATTGTTTGGACCAAAGAATTCACAACCACTAGTAAAAGGTATTTATTCATCTATTATCATCAGATGTATTTATACTCTCTAA